Proteins from one Paenibacillus amylolyticus genomic window:
- a CDS encoding low temperature requirement protein A — MMEKKVTWLELFYDLLFVAAVSKAGHVLLHAEHGVITFEYLMKFVLIFIPVWWAWVGQTLFINRYGQDILIHRIFLILQLLSIMVMTASLSTHFDQYYLSFFVGYIGSRAFTAIQYLTVHKSKSEHQQKAAKYLGICFLIGILISSGSLFFDSWVRYAILYAGIAVDIVLPLIGRKNLVKVPVQTHHLLERFALFTLILLGESVVSIIAVLQADHWDMKSILFAAFTSIFVIAMWWQYFDNVEKKVSKEIQTAGQAIIYGHLFIYISMSMIAASIQLLYQNQLNYVFMIGFVFGSVLLYFLSTSLVFHRYRLAHLRLRPRHLAAMVGLLVAFVLVDLVYRVPGYVIMGEDMLFFLVYAKLTT, encoded by the coding sequence ATGATGGAGAAAAAGGTTACCTGGCTGGAGCTGTTCTACGATCTGCTCTTCGTAGCAGCGGTCTCCAAAGCGGGTCATGTCTTGTTACATGCTGAACACGGAGTAATTACGTTTGAATACTTAATGAAGTTTGTGCTTATTTTCATCCCTGTTTGGTGGGCATGGGTTGGTCAGACCTTGTTTATTAACCGCTATGGTCAAGACATCCTGATCCATAGAATATTTCTCATCCTTCAGCTCCTGTCCATTATGGTCATGACGGCGAGTCTCTCTACCCATTTTGACCAATACTACCTTTCCTTCTTCGTGGGCTATATTGGTTCACGGGCGTTTACGGCCATTCAATATTTGACGGTTCATAAGTCAAAAAGCGAGCATCAGCAGAAAGCCGCCAAGTACTTGGGCATCTGTTTCCTTATTGGAATATTGATCTCATCAGGTTCCCTGTTTTTCGACTCCTGGGTGCGTTATGCCATTTTGTATGCGGGAATTGCCGTGGACATCGTGCTGCCGTTGATCGGACGCAAAAATCTGGTGAAAGTACCGGTTCAGACCCATCACTTGTTGGAACGTTTCGCGCTCTTTACACTCATCCTGCTGGGTGAATCGGTCGTAAGCATTATCGCTGTGCTGCAAGCCGATCATTGGGATATGAAATCCATCCTGTTTGCCGCATTTACGTCCATCTTTGTCATTGCGATGTGGTGGCAGTACTTCGATAACGTGGAGAAAAAGGTCAGCAAAGAGATTCAGACTGCCGGGCAAGCGATCATATACGGCCATTTGTTTATCTACATCTCCATGAGTATGATCGCCGCATCCATTCAGCTGTTATATCAGAATCAGCTAAATTATGTGTTTATGATCGGGTTTGTGTTTGGATCCGTACTGCTATACTTCCTGTCGACCTCCCTTGTGTTCCATCGTTACAGACTTGCACATCTACGACTCCGGCCACGTCATCTGGCGGCCATGGTAGGGTTGCTGGTGGCATTTGTCCTT
- a CDS encoding ring-cleaving dioxygenase, translated as MTIQTAGIHHITAFAGDPQANVDFYAGVLGLRLVKKTINFDAPDVYHLYFGDEHGSPGTIITFFPSAGSPRGKIGGGQVGITSYVIPPGSIGFWQNRLEQYNIEVTKTSRFNEELLQFEDSEGLRLELVEREEGAASTWAHEGIPTDQAIKGFGGAVLFSVNPQRTMDALEKILGFVRVSENEEYVRFRSSGDIGNVVDVPVTRMALGMGGAGTVHHIAWRAKDDEEHALWSEAVRDYGYQPTPVRDRQYFNAIYFREAGGILFEIATDPPGFAKDEPADSLGQKLMLPEWFEKYRPQIEDNLQPIVVRTLVPATTAK; from the coding sequence ATGACTATTCAAACAGCAGGTATTCACCACATTACAGCTTTCGCAGGCGATCCACAGGCCAACGTTGATTTTTATGCCGGCGTTCTGGGACTTCGTCTCGTGAAAAAAACAATTAACTTCGATGCACCGGATGTGTATCATCTGTATTTTGGAGACGAACACGGAAGCCCAGGTACCATTATTACCTTCTTCCCATCAGCTGGATCACCACGGGGCAAAATTGGCGGAGGTCAGGTCGGCATCACTTCCTATGTCATTCCTCCTGGGTCGATTGGCTTCTGGCAGAACCGGCTGGAACAGTATAACATTGAGGTAACCAAAACAAGTCGCTTCAATGAAGAGCTGCTTCAATTCGAAGATAGCGAAGGCCTGCGGCTTGAGCTTGTGGAACGGGAAGAGGGAGCAGCTAGCACTTGGGCACACGAAGGGATTCCAACAGATCAAGCGATCAAAGGCTTCGGTGGTGCTGTCCTGTTCAGTGTTAATCCGCAAAGAACGATGGATGCTCTTGAGAAAATTTTAGGATTCGTCAGAGTGAGTGAAAATGAAGAGTATGTGCGTTTCCGGTCCAGTGGGGATATCGGTAATGTCGTAGATGTTCCGGTGACCCGCATGGCTTTGGGTATGGGCGGCGCAGGAACAGTGCACCATATTGCATGGCGTGCCAAAGACGATGAGGAGCATGCACTGTGGAGTGAAGCTGTACGCGATTACGGGTACCAACCGACGCCAGTTCGGGATCGTCAGTACTTTAACGCAATCTACTTCAGAGAAGCGGGTGGCATTTTGTTCGAAATTGCTACAGATCCTCCGGGCTTCGCCAAAGATGAGCCTGCTGATTCGCTCGGACAAAAACTGATGCTGCCAGAGTGGTTCGAGAAATACCGCCCTCAAATCGAGGACAATCTGCAACCGATCGTAGTAAGAACGCTCGTACCTGCTACAACTGCGAAATAA
- a CDS encoding DUF896 domain-containing protein: MIPTLTRINELSRKAKEGGLTEMEKEEQARLRQEYLQTFRGSVNDILLNATIYDPNGDDVTPDKLKQEQASQNNK; encoded by the coding sequence ATGATCCCAACATTGACCAGAATAAACGAACTTTCCAGAAAAGCCAAAGAGGGCGGATTGACGGAGATGGAGAAAGAGGAACAGGCTCGTCTTCGCCAGGAATATCTGCAAACTTTTCGTGGTTCGGTCAACGACATTCTGCTGAATGCAACCATCTATGATCCGAACGGCGATGACGTGACTCCTGATAAATTGAAACAAGAACAGGCTTCTCAAAATAATAAATAG
- a CDS encoding SPFH domain-containing protein: MGFFRNQFSNVVEWEEFRDDMIFWKWSNREIKKGSKLIIRSGQDAIFLNNGKVEGIFEDEGSFNIDSEIIPFLSTLKGFKFGFNSGMRVEVLFVNTKEFTVRWGTQSPVLIPTPQLPGGMPIRANGTFNFKVSDYVTLIDKIAGIKQSYLVEDVKIRITSVLDQLLMKWISREGKDMFNLQANASDIAKGIQEDLDMQMMDIGIGITGFQVMSFNYPKEIQDMITKTASHEMIGNLQKYQQVSMTDGIASGKVQGGGAASDMAGMMMGMNMANEMMKNMNQNQNQNNNNANSSQNQNADQKPAGNNNGSSGNSSSSEGNKKPNFCPNCGAKNEGANFCPNCGQKLG; this comes from the coding sequence ATGGGATTTTTCAGAAATCAATTTTCGAATGTGGTGGAATGGGAAGAGTTCAGAGATGACATGATATTTTGGAAGTGGAGCAACCGGGAGATCAAGAAGGGCAGTAAACTCATTATCCGTTCGGGGCAGGACGCCATCTTCCTGAATAACGGTAAAGTGGAAGGGATTTTCGAGGACGAGGGATCATTTAATATTGATTCCGAGATCATTCCGTTTCTTTCTACCTTAAAAGGATTCAAATTCGGGTTCAACAGCGGCATGCGGGTCGAAGTATTGTTTGTAAATACCAAAGAGTTCACCGTGCGTTGGGGCACGCAAAGTCCGGTATTGATTCCGACACCACAACTCCCGGGAGGGATGCCAATCCGGGCCAACGGAACATTTAACTTCAAAGTAAGTGACTATGTGACCCTGATTGATAAGATTGCAGGCATCAAGCAGAGTTATCTGGTGGAGGATGTCAAAATCCGAATTACTTCCGTGCTGGATCAGCTTTTAATGAAGTGGATTAGCCGTGAAGGGAAGGATATGTTCAACCTGCAGGCCAATGCATCGGATATTGCCAAAGGGATTCAGGAAGATCTGGATATGCAGATGATGGACATCGGCATTGGGATTACCGGTTTCCAGGTGATGAGCTTCAATTATCCGAAAGAGATTCAGGATATGATTACGAAGACCGCTTCGCATGAGATGATTGGTAATCTGCAAAAGTATCAGCAGGTCAGCATGACCGATGGTATCGCATCCGGTAAAGTTCAAGGCGGCGGCGCTGCTTCCGATATGGCGGGCATGATGATGGGCATGAACATGGCCAATGAAATGATGAAGAACATGAATCAGAACCAAAATCAGAACAACAACAATGCCAATTCGTCTCAGAATCAGAACGCTGACCAGAAGCCAGCGGGAAATAACAACGGTAGTTCAGGTAACTCTTCATCATCAGAGGGCAACAAGAAACCTAACTTCTGTCCAAACTGTGGAGCCAAGAATGAAGGAGCCAACTTCTGTCCGAACTGTGGTCAAAAGCTGGGCTAA
- a CDS encoding TPM domain-containing protein, with product MRKRTPLAVMSTLILLIITLAAPLIPISSASAAESKNLIYDEANLLSEQEKSELNLLANQYGAERQTDFVIYTSNNEEHKSEILLTEDFYDEQGFGFDKKHGNAVILTIDMYNRKMYLAGFYKGEEYIDNGRADKITAKIAADVSDGNYRLAFEKYLELSYEYMDLKPGVNPDNILFNTWFQLAVSVAIGGIVVGVMTYRSGGRVTVNRATYEDSSNSSVIDRQDRYIRTTVTKRKIEKNNNNGGGGGGGGTTRGGHSHSGSSRSF from the coding sequence ATGAGAAAAAGAACCCCTCTGGCCGTGATGTCTACGCTCATTTTACTTATAATCACCCTGGCTGCTCCGTTGATCCCCATCTCATCGGCATCCGCAGCGGAGAGCAAAAATCTCATCTACGATGAAGCCAATCTGCTGAGTGAGCAGGAAAAAAGTGAACTGAACCTACTCGCGAATCAGTATGGTGCGGAACGGCAGACGGACTTTGTTATATATACCTCCAATAACGAAGAGCATAAAAGTGAAATACTGCTTACCGAGGATTTTTATGACGAGCAGGGATTTGGCTTCGATAAAAAGCATGGAAACGCAGTTATTCTTACAATAGACATGTACAATCGGAAGATGTATCTGGCTGGTTTTTACAAAGGGGAAGAGTATATCGACAATGGTAGAGCCGATAAAATTACGGCCAAAATTGCCGCAGATGTATCGGATGGAAATTATAGATTGGCCTTTGAAAAATATTTGGAGCTCTCGTACGAATATATGGATCTTAAACCCGGGGTTAATCCGGATAATATCCTCTTCAATACGTGGTTTCAACTTGCTGTATCCGTGGCAATCGGAGGAATTGTAGTTGGTGTAATGACCTATCGTTCTGGTGGGCGAGTCACTGTCAATCGTGCAACGTATGAGGATTCCAGTAATTCCAGTGTAATTGATCGACAGGATCGGTACATTCGTACAACTGTCACCAAACGCAAGATTGAGAAAAACAATAACAACGGTGGCGGTGGAGGCGGCGGAGGCACCACCCGAGGTGGTCATTCCCATAGCGGTAGCAGCCGATCTTTCTAG
- a CDS encoding TFIIB-type zinc ribbon-containing protein, whose product MPVIEYKCPNCGSGMIFDSVSGALSCPSCGRQDNIEQIPDPLKRQVFTENEVKEYHCNSCGADIVTEPETSATTCSFCGAAVVLSDRLTGNLAPAMVIPFSINKDQAQQAFKKWCKNGLLTPSGFMSADRIQSITGMYVPFWLYELHNKIEVHGRGTKVRSYTQGDYHYTETQHFDIYRRIRLNYVNLPIDASEKMKDELMDKLEPFPYNQLKSFKTPYLAGYIAEKYSYTDEELFPRAKDKTRSYIDSYIASTVSGYNSVSYTDKQIDTTLKHADYVLLPVWMVNYDYNRAQYTFAMNGQTGKVVGKPPISKAKVAGWFAGVSAVSLLSLKLVSWMMGGGFL is encoded by the coding sequence ATGCCGGTTATTGAATATAAGTGTCCCAACTGCGGCAGTGGCATGATCTTTGACAGTGTGTCAGGTGCATTATCCTGTCCCAGCTGTGGCCGCCAGGACAACATAGAGCAGATCCCCGATCCCTTGAAGAGACAAGTGTTCACGGAGAATGAGGTCAAGGAATACCACTGTAACAGCTGCGGAGCTGACATTGTGACCGAGCCGGAGACCAGTGCGACGACATGCAGCTTCTGCGGTGCGGCGGTTGTACTCAGTGATCGGCTGACGGGCAATCTGGCCCCCGCGATGGTGATTCCCTTTTCGATCAACAAGGATCAAGCCCAACAGGCTTTCAAAAAGTGGTGCAAAAACGGCCTGTTAACGCCAAGTGGCTTCATGTCCGCCGATCGGATTCAGAGCATTACGGGTATGTACGTGCCGTTCTGGTTGTACGAGTTACATAACAAGATCGAAGTGCATGGTCGTGGCACCAAGGTCAGATCCTACACTCAGGGCGACTACCATTACACCGAAACACAGCATTTCGATATATACCGCCGGATTCGGCTGAATTACGTGAACCTGCCCATCGATGCCTCGGAGAAAATGAAGGATGAATTGATGGATAAACTGGAGCCTTTTCCATATAATCAGCTGAAATCGTTCAAGACCCCGTATCTGGCGGGGTACATTGCGGAAAAATATAGCTATACGGACGAGGAACTTTTCCCACGTGCCAAAGATAAGACGAGATCGTATATTGATTCTTATATTGCTTCAACTGTATCCGGATATAACAGCGTGAGTTACACGGATAAACAGATCGATACTACGCTCAAACATGCAGACTATGTGCTGCTCCCGGTGTGGATGGTCAACTATGACTACAATCGGGCACAATATACCTTTGCCATGAATGGTCAGACAGGAAAAGTGGTCGGCAAACCGCCGATCAGCAAAGCCAAAGTGGCCGGATGGTTCGCAGGGGTATCCGCGGTCTCATTGTTGTCCCTGAAGCTGGTTTCCTGGATGATGGGAGGTGGATTCTTATGA
- a CDS encoding PrpR N-terminal domain-containing protein, with translation MRTRVHFIAPYESMIPIIQECIPRFPQLAIQTDVGDLANGVELATQAEKNGAEIIISRGGTAQLIKKAVTIPVIDVQLSGYDMIRSLTLASQFNGQTAIVGFSNITSGAQSIIDLMDLPLKVYTIHSSEDVARLLLELKASGYRQIVGDVITVNTAKTYGLEGLLIQSGQESILRAMEDAQLVYRYLSKNHAISIILNDLVTREHPNLLILNERNEVVFENLTDFENNPLTDNHIYLTNTSLEFHQSQIQNVFMVDDYQLTVNAYETTLDNKNYKVYMLEKDNPMPLHNSA, from the coding sequence ATGCGTACACGAGTTCACTTTATTGCTCCCTACGAATCGATGATTCCTATTATACAAGAGTGTATTCCCCGCTTTCCCCAGTTAGCCATTCAGACGGACGTGGGCGACTTGGCGAACGGTGTGGAATTAGCAACACAAGCTGAGAAAAACGGTGCAGAGATTATCATCAGCCGCGGCGGAACCGCCCAATTGATTAAAAAGGCAGTAACCATTCCCGTCATTGATGTGCAGCTATCGGGTTATGATATGATTCGCTCCCTTACCCTGGCAAGCCAGTTTAACGGCCAAACGGCCATCGTTGGCTTCTCCAATATCACCTCGGGTGCACAATCGATTATTGATCTGATGGATCTGCCCCTCAAGGTCTATACCATACATAGCTCGGAAGATGTGGCGCGATTGCTCCTGGAGTTGAAAGCTTCCGGGTACCGCCAGATTGTCGGAGATGTGATCACCGTCAACACGGCGAAGACTTATGGTCTGGAGGGATTGTTAATCCAATCCGGTCAGGAATCCATCCTTAGAGCGATGGAGGATGCGCAGTTGGTCTACCGTTATTTGAGCAAAAATCATGCGATATCGATCATACTGAATGACCTGGTCACACGGGAACATCCGAATTTGCTTATTCTAAATGAACGGAATGAAGTCGTATTCGAGAACCTGACCGACTTTGAGAACAATCCGCTGACCGATAATCACATATATCTGACCAACACGAGTCTGGAATTCCATCAATCCCAGATTCAAAATGTGTTCATGGTGGACGACTATCAGCTTACGGTCAACGCCTATGAAACGACTCTGGACAACAAGAATTACAAGGTATATATGCTGGAAAAGGACAACCCTATGCCTTTGCACAATTCGGCATAA
- a CDS encoding sigma 54-interacting transcriptional regulator: MEPIVAESPAMQMVLKNIRALYENHEPIYLLGEADSGKSFLVKHIHQMYSGGGLLLEIDLSQVPSGHLHKIPLTKVKNVEINHLETRMEDPEAALLYPKLPSKPNWGVYPR; encoded by the coding sequence ATGGAGCCCATCGTTGCCGAGTCTCCTGCCATGCAGATGGTATTGAAGAACATTCGAGCCCTGTATGAGAATCATGAACCGATCTATCTGCTCGGTGAAGCGGATTCCGGTAAATCTTTTCTGGTCAAACATATTCACCAGATGTACTCCGGTGGTGGACTTTTATTAGAGATAGATCTCTCACAAGTGCCTTCCGGTCATTTGCACAAGATACCACTCACCAAGGTTAAAAATGTAGAAATTAATCACCTGGAAACACGCATGGAAGATCCGGAAGCTGCTCTCCTTTATCCAAAGCTGCCTTCAAAGCCGAATTGGGGTGTTTATCCTCGGTGA
- a CDS encoding helix-turn-helix domain-containing protein, whose protein sequence is MNPHWSTDLELNTIMMPNLADRPEDLAPLMQHFLTGYYHKYGTTAVRIKEDALQLIQEQITHMNVNQLKHLIKQAALNEQEYVITTATLSRLLDQQPSSSPMKLNGTLKEIEKEVIQIVLQEENNNQSKAAERLGINRATLWRKLKD, encoded by the coding sequence TTGAACCCCCATTGGTCAACCGACCTGGAGCTTAATACGATCATGATGCCTAATCTTGCGGACAGACCAGAGGATCTGGCTCCACTGATGCAGCATTTCCTTACGGGGTACTATCACAAATACGGAACGACTGCAGTGAGAATAAAAGAAGATGCACTACAGCTGATCCAAGAACAGATCACACATATGAATGTCAACCAGTTGAAGCATCTGATCAAGCAGGCTGCACTTAATGAACAGGAATATGTAATCACCACGGCTACCTTATCCCGCTTGCTCGATCAGCAACCTTCTTCAAGCCCAATGAAGTTGAACGGTACGCTGAAGGAGATCGAGAAGGAAGTTATTCAGATCGTGCTTCAGGAGGAAAACAACAATCAATCGAAGGCGGCTGAGCGTCTGGGGATTAACCGTGCCACATTATGGCGTAAACTTAAAGATTAA
- a CDS encoding 2-keto-3-deoxygluconate permease, whose product MNIKATLDRIPGGMMVVPLLIGATINTFFPNALRIGGFTEALFVNSASTLIALFLLIAGTQITFKTAGSSVGKGLTLLTFKWVIGAGLGFIAILLADSSGLFLGLAPLAIIAAMTNSNGGLYIALAGQYGKEDDKAAYPFLALSDGPFLTMVALSIFGAMGFANGMFSPMAFVAVLLPLIVGVIIGNLDRNLGDWLYKGSDKLVPFFAFSLGMGINFSSIIQGGLGGILLGVLTVLLTGGIGYFLFKAIGWNPIVGASEGSTAGNAVGTPAAIVAANASFGPIAEIATVQIAASVVTTAILLPIFIGFLSKRLEKSGGVEKYNQRPTT is encoded by the coding sequence ATGAACATTAAAGCAACTTTAGATCGCATCCCTGGCGGTATGATGGTCGTTCCCCTGTTAATTGGTGCAACCATTAATACATTCTTCCCGAATGCCCTGCGCATTGGCGGATTCACGGAAGCTCTTTTCGTTAACAGTGCCAGTACATTGATTGCGCTGTTCCTGTTAATTGCGGGTACACAGATTACGTTCAAAACGGCAGGTTCATCTGTCGGCAAAGGTTTAACCTTGCTTACGTTCAAATGGGTGATTGGTGCAGGCCTTGGTTTTATCGCTATTTTGTTAGCGGATTCAAGCGGTTTATTCCTGGGTCTGGCCCCACTTGCCATTATCGCTGCGATGACCAACTCCAACGGTGGTCTCTACATCGCACTCGCTGGTCAATACGGTAAAGAAGATGACAAGGCCGCTTACCCGTTTCTCGCGCTCAGTGATGGTCCGTTCCTGACCATGGTAGCGCTCTCGATCTTTGGTGCAATGGGCTTTGCAAACGGCATGTTCTCCCCAATGGCATTCGTAGCTGTATTGCTTCCACTCATCGTTGGTGTCATTATTGGTAATCTGGACCGTAATCTAGGGGATTGGCTGTACAAAGGCAGTGACAAACTCGTTCCGTTCTTCGCCTTCTCCCTGGGTATGGGAATCAATTTCTCATCCATCATCCAAGGCGGACTTGGTGGCATTCTGCTTGGTGTTCTGACCGTGCTTCTCACTGGCGGAATCGGATACTTCTTGTTCAAAGCCATTGGCTGGAACCCGATCGTTGGTGCTTCCGAAGGTTCAACAGCCGGCAATGCGGTAGGTACACCTGCTGCCATCGTGGCTGCCAACGCTTCATTTGGCCCGATTGCCGAGATTGCTACTGTGCAAATTGCGGCGAGTGTTGTAACGACAGCTATCCTGTTACCGATCTTCATCGGGTTCCTCTCCAAACGACTGGAGAAATCAGGTGGCGTCGAGAAATACAATCAACGACCGACCACATAA
- a CDS encoding AraC family transcriptional regulator, with the protein MISMRSVFFWIARLHIIEGSLYEILPYDIVLLRPSLLHKTQYPKGTPPKRLIISFAMPRNTPGLENDYTKLFSIFDEPIPIFRFTEEQRKEVLAPINDIFAQFKQPSALQSVVIHHRFVEFLCAIHRYAAENGYVREETGSSMSRRMYAIASYIHSHYQQDLSLDEVSRRFYVSAHHLSRQFNRVTGFTFTEYVQMTRIRNAQQMLLNSSEKITDIAAQCGFTSFSQFNRIFNKQNGMSPSAYRRSRHAQSEREVVSLGRSTR; encoded by the coding sequence ATGATTTCTATGAGATCTGTATTCTTCTGGATCGCACGGCTGCACATCATTGAGGGCAGTTTGTACGAGATTCTACCTTATGATATCGTTCTGCTGCGGCCTTCATTGCTGCACAAGACGCAATATCCGAAGGGGACCCCGCCGAAACGGTTGATAATTTCCTTTGCCATGCCACGCAATACACCTGGTCTTGAGAACGATTACACGAAGCTGTTTTCGATTTTTGACGAACCAATCCCGATATTCCGATTTACTGAAGAACAGCGCAAGGAAGTCCTCGCGCCCATTAACGATATTTTCGCCCAATTCAAACAGCCCTCTGCGCTCCAGTCGGTTGTGATTCATCATCGATTTGTAGAATTTCTGTGTGCCATTCATCGTTACGCGGCAGAGAACGGGTATGTGCGAGAAGAGACAGGATCATCGATGTCCCGACGCATGTATGCCATTGCCTCCTATATTCACAGCCATTATCAGCAGGATTTATCTTTGGACGAGGTGTCCAGGCGGTTTTATGTAAGTGCCCATCACTTGTCCCGCCAATTCAACAGGGTCACTGGTTTTACCTTCACGGAGTATGTGCAGATGACCCGTATTCGGAATGCCCAGCAAATGCTGCTGAATTCGAGTGAGAAAATCACAGATATTGCTGCACAGTGCGGGTTCACAAGCTTCTCCCAGTTCAATCGCATCTTCAACAAACAGAACGGAATGTCACCAAGTGCATATCGTCGAAGCAGACATGCGCAGAGCGAGCGGGAAGTAGTATCCTTGGGTAGGTCCACGCGCTGA